In Halococcus salifodinae DSM 8989, a single window of DNA contains:
- a CDS encoding transposase encodes MVGSDDDFTAGAVKDFAADGPIELVYFPTGSPDLNPTEEYWRQLKLALANRYFGSCAEIRSAVWTALESISPPGVYQYLCS; translated from the coding sequence ATTGTTGGATCAGACGACGACTTCACCGCTGGGGCGGTGAAGGACTTCGCCGCCGATGGACCAATTGAGCTGGTGTATTTCCCGACGGGGTCGCCGGATCTGAACCCAACCGAAGAGTACTGGCGACAACTCAAACTCGCCTTAGCAAACCGCTACTTCGGCAGTTGTGCCGAGATCCGCTCAGCTGTCTGGACAGCACTCGAATCGATTAGTCCACCAGGTGTCTATCAATACCTCTGTTCCTGA
- a CDS encoding carbohydrate kinase family protein — translation MTYDILVMGEAFVDFLPESVGPTENVNRFQRRAGGSAINVAIGLANLDEVPLLRTRVGRDPFGKFLKDTVSEHEIPLTYFETDATAQTSLSVVSRDTESPSDLSFTFYRHQTADTRMEPDLIPDEVLADTKWVHITSVPLGSEPSRTATLSLMRRARKQGCTVSFFPNTRPQLWSRPGQVERDISAAIELSDIVMGTPSELAAAGYKYSDPSELALKLCEMGPEAVFLCIDSVRAFGYVTSEQLEGVANHDGFGVTPKHPIGSTDAFTAAVIASYMNDVMSLQKIVKSASAVASISTMSPGAITAFSLKETASSLFPDLPWSN, via the coding sequence ATGACGTACGATATTCTGGTAATGGGGGAAGCATTTGTGGATTTCCTCCCGGAATCAGTTGGTCCAACCGAGAACGTAAACCGATTTCAGCGTCGGGCCGGGGGATCCGCTATCAACGTTGCAATCGGATTAGCAAACCTAGACGAAGTTCCACTCCTACGAACTCGCGTCGGACGTGACCCGTTCGGGAAGTTCCTCAAAGACACGGTCAGCGAACACGAGATACCGCTCACCTATTTCGAGACGGACGCGACTGCGCAAACGTCACTCTCCGTTGTGTCCAGGGATACCGAATCTCCGTCTGACCTCTCATTTACCTTCTATAGACACCAAACGGCGGATACGAGGATGGAACCTGACCTCATCCCGGACGAGGTACTCGCCGACACCAAGTGGGTCCACATCACGAGCGTACCGCTTGGCTCCGAGCCGAGTCGAACGGCGACTCTGTCTCTCATGAGGCGTGCACGTAAGCAAGGATGTACCGTCTCGTTTTTCCCGAACACCCGACCGCAACTCTGGTCTCGGCCGGGGCAGGTGGAACGAGACATTTCCGCCGCGATCGAATTGAGTGACATCGTTATGGGAACTCCCTCCGAACTCGCTGCTGCGGGCTACAAGTATTCCGACCCCTCCGAGCTGGCGCTAAAACTGTGTGAGATGGGGCCAGAGGCAGTCTTTCTGTGTATTGATAGCGTTCGCGCATTCGGCTACGTGACGAGTGAGCAACTCGAAGGGGTGGCTAACCACGACGGATTCGGCGTCACTCCCAAACACCCGATCGGTTCGACGGACGCCTTTACAGCCGCCGTCATCGCGTCGTACATGAACGACGTCATGTCGTTGCAAAAGATAGTCAAATCCGCGAGCGCAGTTGCCAGTATCTCAACGATGTCTCCCGGGGCGATCACCGCCTTCTCGTTGAAGGAGACCGCTTCGAGTCTGTTCCCGGACCTCCCCTGGTCCAACTAA
- a CDS encoding TrmB family transcriptional regulator yields MDEDDQFIRRILVNNFSLSDYEADVYISLLRTGKQSMADIAGSSGVPRQRVYDITEKLQDEGLVEVINESPKHAYALPPSDAFQSVQDEINVAMTHMEDMYQTQEDIGTEIAMFKNEATIENYLERIVEIPSVTISLTFPYQLLGKYETIFRQIPDDVHSKCIISNVPREFIEDQTINLESVTTLASQVRGTPKEEPVAICADRETCLLWIGHPAHAGPNTSEGFHITSPEVSFLFDRFITDLLWSQSKPIRLSEHVQELPRTFLRIKDCIEYVSSVRELGTSETLLVEIEGFDTRRKQPISIAGELLDYYQSNSDIRAYLVINAEDHDSNSGNVVSVGGWNSGIEDYEARQITLRDKNIKNNDDKN; encoded by the coding sequence ATGGACGAGGATGACCAGTTTATTCGGCGAATTCTGGTCAACAATTTCTCTCTCTCTGACTACGAAGCGGACGTTTACATTTCCCTCCTGCGGACGGGAAAACAGTCGATGGCCGATATCGCCGGTTCCAGCGGCGTTCCACGTCAACGGGTGTACGACATTACCGAGAAACTCCAAGACGAGGGTTTAGTGGAAGTCATCAACGAGTCCCCAAAACACGCCTACGCGCTCCCGCCTTCTGATGCGTTTCAATCTGTTCAGGACGAGATAAACGTCGCGATGACGCATATGGAGGATATGTACCAGACGCAAGAAGACATCGGGACGGAAATAGCCATGTTCAAAAACGAAGCTACGATCGAAAACTACCTTGAGCGTATTGTCGAGATCCCCTCGGTGACAATCTCGCTTACATTCCCGTACCAGTTGCTCGGTAAGTACGAGACGATATTCCGACAGATACCGGACGACGTTCACTCAAAGTGTATCATCTCGAACGTTCCCCGAGAGTTCATCGAAGATCAAACCATCAATCTGGAGTCAGTGACGACGCTCGCCTCACAGGTTCGTGGGACGCCGAAGGAAGAACCAGTCGCTATCTGCGCCGACAGGGAGACCTGTTTACTGTGGATAGGCCATCCCGCCCACGCAGGTCCGAATACCTCCGAAGGGTTCCACATCACCAGTCCGGAGGTTTCCTTCCTATTCGACCGGTTCATCACCGACTTGCTCTGGTCCCAATCGAAGCCGATTCGTCTCTCCGAGCACGTTCAAGAGTTGCCGAGAACGTTTCTCCGGATCAAAGACTGTATCGAGTACGTTAGTTCGGTCCGAGAACTAGGCACGTCGGAGACTCTACTGGTTGAGATCGAGGGCTTCGATACACGACGCAAGCAACCGATTTCAATCGCGGGTGAACTACTCGACTACTACCAATCTAATTCGGATATCCGCGCGTATCTCGTAATCAACGCAGAAGACCATGACAGTAACTCCGGAAACGTCGTATCAGTCGGTGGCTGGAATAGCGGGATCGAGGATTATGAGGCCCGACAAATCACCCTCCGCGACAAAAACATTAAGAATAACGATGATAAGAACTGA
- a CDS encoding integrase core domain-containing protein, which yields MKLDQDDVTRICKRVVEHDMDTGLVAEQFEISRRRVQQLAKPYRESGEIPQLEIPGRKPYADHPDNLKDRVLDLRQRRGAGAVVIAHVLRVRDGLSLANNRVHEILQEHDHVSENPTKQGRKRPWVRFKREYSGVSVHLDWYHNDRGQQVLAVEDDASRRVFDMIETDTSSASRAVELLDSVGEEFDSPVPILEVITDHGSEFVNPRREDRPDCDHEFEGYLFDNDIEHTLCKVGRPQSNGKIERFFQTYEKHRWRFGTLDEFLTFYNEERPHMSLDWENLETPAEAFERLVPSPAAGGGDLLATEVTVDG from the coding sequence ATGAAACTTGATCAGGATGATGTCACCCGGATATGTAAGCGAGTTGTCGAACACGACATGGACACGGGGCTGGTCGCCGAGCAGTTCGAGATTAGTCGGCGGCGGGTCCAGCAACTCGCCAAACCCTACCGCGAGAGCGGAGAGATTCCACAGTTGGAGATACCCGGCCGCAAACCCTACGCGGACCATCCCGACAACCTCAAAGATCGAGTGCTTGACCTCCGCCAGCGCCGAGGCGCTGGCGCGGTCGTCATCGCGCACGTCCTCCGTGTCAGAGACGGTCTCTCGCTTGCCAATAACCGCGTCCACGAAATTCTCCAGGAGCACGACCACGTGAGCGAGAATCCAACCAAGCAGGGCCGTAAACGGCCGTGGGTCCGCTTCAAGCGTGAGTATTCCGGCGTCAGCGTCCACCTGGACTGGTACCACAACGACCGCGGACAGCAGGTGCTGGCGGTCGAAGACGACGCCTCACGGCGCGTCTTCGACATGATCGAGACCGACACCAGTTCGGCAAGCCGTGCCGTCGAACTCCTTGACAGCGTTGGCGAGGAGTTCGACAGTCCGGTCCCGATCTTGGAGGTGATCACCGACCACGGCTCGGAGTTCGTCAATCCACGTCGAGAGGATCGGCCGGATTGTGATCACGAGTTCGAAGGCTATCTCTTCGACAATGACATCGAGCACACGCTCTGCAAAGTCGGGCGGCCACAGTCGAACGGGAAGATCGAACGGTTCTTCCAGACCTACGAGAAGCACCGCTGGCGGTTCGGAACCCTGGATGAGTTCCTCACCTTCTACAACGAGGAGCGCCCGCACATGAGCCTCGACTGGGAGAATCTGGAAACGCCAGCCGAGGCGTTCGAGCGGTTGGTGCCATCGCCAGCGGCGGGCGGTGGCGACCTGCTCGCAACCGAGGTGACCGTCGATGGATGA
- a CDS encoding IS1595 family transposase (programmed frameshift) produces the protein MDEESVQVFLPPRERCFERLRLAETGETVTCVHCGDDAVVKRGTTDKDAQQYWCKHCETYFSDLTKTIFWQHRFGLEEMFYIVKEMRSEPTAQIARDLDRDYEAVLNFVHKVQDISGDIDEFDLYGVCEADEVYVTAGEKGVEDEDSSPRERGLFKKGRGTFESDKPPVLTLVRRDDGRVRFLVCENLQDANEDIAEYGGGNVILCTDGYTIYDDIEDKEGVDGHLAVTHSDTYVIGDAHTNTCENRHSFLRQWLAKFRGVSKHHLQKYLRFLALKLNSPDSWFEKLLCYNVSG, from the exons ATGGACGAAGAGTCAGTTCAGGTATTCCTTCCACCGCGTGAGCGATGCTTCGAGCGTCTCCGTCTCGCCGAAACGGGCGAGACGGTGACGTGTGTCCATTGCGGAGATGACGCCGTGGTCAAACGCGGAACAACCGACAAGGACGCCCAGCAGTACTGGTGCAAGCACTGCGAGACCTACTTCAGCGACCTCACGAAGACGATCTTCTGGCAGCATCGGTTCGGACTCGAAGAGATGTTCTACATCGTCAAGGAGATGCGATCTGAGCCGACCGCTCAGATCGCTCGTGACCTTGATCGCGACTACGAAGCCGTGCTCAACTTCGTCCACAAAGTCCAGGACATCAGCGGTGATATCGACGAATTCGACCTCTACGGTGTGTGCGAAGCTGACGAGGTCTACGTCACAGCTGGTGAGAAAGGAGTCGAAGACGAGGATTCGAGTCCGCGCGAGCGCGGACTCT TCAAAAAAGGACGCGGAACCTTCGAGTCAGACAAACCGCCAGTCTTGACACTCGTCCGTCGGGATGACGGACGAGTTCGGTTTCTCGTCTGTGAGAACCTACAAGATGCTAACGAAGATATCGCCGAGTACGGCGGTGGAAACGTCATCCTCTGCACCGATGGCTACACGATCTACGACGACATCGAGGACAAGGAAGGGGTGGACGGCCATCTGGCCGTCACCCACTCCGACACATACGTCATCGGTGATGCCCACACGAACACCTGCGAGAACCGCCACAGCTTCCTTCGCCAGTGGCTGGCGAAGTTCAGAGGTGTCTCGAAGCACCATCTCCAGAAATACCTCCGCTTTCTCGCCCTGAAACTCAACTCACCAGACAGCTGGTTCGAGAAACTGCTGTGTTACAATGTATCGGGATGA
- a CDS encoding transposase gives MATEMTSTLDDDAPALAGAIVHHAGLVCETVDHLWRVLSDVSIPIDGLTDNRQQHKVTNGTEPMARVYIYQTIYDLAQSEVADHLKNRPALLKGLGMDKPPTQQNLSYAWKQFSQQTRTTLDAAATGIALEANDHDIIPDALVPTQPSDDDIEDENDEPTATREYVRKQGSKVVELARRHGFGEFDSDRAENRIYEDEQILDLFSDACLTQGSAHSEGEAGWFLDENDVCDDSTFLRVIKQFATPAGEELPNPLQEYRIEDVVAFTERFHEAVMDAFDGATENILRTIRHEDPFDDRHVVAAIDFTHVPYHVWPWVDKDEEIPKPDYPPMVSGYYDDGEVKYGYTFATITIVGNDVPIILGIEPVKERSEWEPADTPADSKAEVVARLLGAAQQYVALDEVLLDRGFYSSDVYAEIHDRDLIYTTPVPKYDDDYDVIKEIQSKENVDAAVKHDVPLAIDGDVHHTAELLYVPATNEDADDNYAVFVTNRNHVEPDEITHVTNSYSRRWDIENQYKSLKAFLPRHC, from the coding sequence ATGGCAACAGAAATGACGTCGACGCTGGACGACGACGCCCCCGCGCTGGCGGGGGCGATCGTCCACCATGCTGGGCTGGTCTGTGAGACTGTCGATCATCTCTGGCGAGTCCTCAGCGACGTCTCGATCCCGATCGATGGCCTAACCGACAACCGCCAACAGCACAAAGTCACCAACGGTACCGAGCCGATGGCACGGGTCTACATCTACCAGACGATCTACGACCTCGCGCAAAGCGAGGTCGCAGATCACCTCAAGAACCGGCCAGCACTGCTGAAAGGACTGGGCATGGACAAACCGCCGACCCAGCAGAATCTCTCGTACGCGTGGAAACAGTTCAGTCAGCAGACCAGGACCACACTCGATGCCGCCGCAACGGGGATCGCTCTGGAAGCCAACGACCACGACATCATCCCGGACGCCCTCGTACCGACACAGCCCAGCGACGACGATATCGAGGACGAAAACGACGAGCCAACGGCGACGCGTGAATACGTTCGCAAGCAGGGAAGCAAAGTCGTCGAACTCGCCCGACGCCACGGCTTCGGCGAGTTCGACTCTGACAGAGCTGAGAACAGAATCTACGAGGACGAACAGATCCTTGATCTGTTCTCCGACGCCTGTCTCACCCAAGGCAGTGCGCACTCTGAGGGAGAGGCCGGCTGGTTCCTCGATGAGAACGACGTCTGCGACGATTCAACGTTCCTGCGGGTGATCAAGCAGTTCGCAACGCCAGCCGGTGAGGAGCTCCCCAACCCGCTACAGGAGTACAGGATCGAGGATGTAGTGGCGTTCACTGAACGGTTCCATGAAGCTGTCATGGACGCGTTCGACGGTGCGACGGAGAACATTCTCCGCACGATCCGCCACGAGGATCCATTCGATGACCGCCACGTCGTGGCGGCCATCGATTTCACCCACGTCCCCTACCACGTCTGGCCGTGGGTGGACAAGGACGAAGAGATCCCGAAGCCGGACTATCCGCCGATGGTGAGCGGATATTACGATGATGGCGAGGTGAAGTACGGCTATACGTTCGCGACGATCACGATCGTCGGGAACGATGTCCCGATCATCCTGGGCATTGAACCGGTCAAGGAGCGGTCGGAGTGGGAACCAGCCGACACACCGGCCGATTCGAAAGCCGAGGTGGTCGCTCGACTGCTGGGCGCTGCCCAGCAGTACGTTGCTCTCGACGAGGTACTGCTGGATCGAGGGTTCTACAGCAGCGACGTCTACGCCGAGATTCACGACCGAGACCTAATCTATACGACGCCGGTGCCAAAGTACGATGACGACTACGACGTGATCAAGGAAATCCAGAGCAAGGAGAACGTTGATGCGGCCGTCAAGCACGACGTTCCGCTAGCGATTGACGGCGATGTCCACCACACCGCCGAGCTACTGTATGTTCCCGCGACTAATGAAGACGCCGACGACAACTATGCGGTGTTCGTGACCAACCGTAATCACGTCGAACCCGACGAGATCACTCACGTCACGAATAGTTACAGCCGTCGTTGGGACATTGAAAATCAGTACAAGTCGCTGAAAGCGTTCCTGCCGAGGCACTGTTGA